One Vanrija pseudolonga chromosome 5, complete sequence genomic window, CCGCTGTCTGTCGCCCACTATCAAGCCCACTATCGCTGCCAAGACGCACCGCAACTCGGGAGATAAACTCGAGGCCACTTAGCACACCGCCTTGGGCTCAAACAAGCCCACCCAACATGACACAAAGTGGTCTCAGACTTGTCAACAGCATCATTGCGTCGCATATGCACAGCCTAATACTACCCACCTCCCCTCGCTTCGGCGATCATTCTCGCCAAATAATCACTGTGGGGACTAATACCATCATGGAAGAGCGCCCTGACCATCTCCAGGTGGTTCGTTTCTTGAAGCCACCTGTCGGCGACTCGGTCCATCGCGTCCCGTACCTGTCGTCAGCGCTATCAGAGAGGATACTTACAAACTGTGGCACGGTGAACGCTGCTACGTCCTCAGCACTCAGGCCCGCCTCCCACTCCGTGCGTGTGGTGAACACCAGCCTCCCGGCCAACTCGGCCGCTTGTTTATCGCTCACAAACTCCGAGAGAGAGGGGAACACTGTCGCGAACGGCGCACGaccagcgagcgccgcgatcGTAGCCTGtaccagctcgtcgcgcagctcaacTCCGTTGACTTCATCAAACTGCAGCCATGGCCTGGCGGCCTCCAAGTCCACCAGCGTCACCATACTGCCCCGCATCAGGAGGCTggcaagctcgacggcgagggtaTGGTACCTCGCAGCGCGACCGTTCTTCTTGGTAGCGGTCGCCTGCGTCATTGATAGCAGCCTGGGTGGCAGGTTCGGCGCTGGGTCGCTGAAGACGAGCACCTCGTGACGCGGAAACACGGGCCCGGCACTCAGCGAGCTCCTTACGGGCGCGCCGTCCGCTTCGTCGTGGGTGCGAGGCCCCCGCGGGGCGTTCATGGCATCTGGCCGGCGACTCTTGCAATCACGGGTGCgacacgcgccgcacccTTGCTCATCGAGGTGGACACAGTATTCTTTCGTGGCGTCCCAGAGCTCAGCGCTGTAGTCGTCCAGCGGCGCGTAAAGGAGGGGCTGGTGCGACACCACTGGCGCTTTGACGTGGTGCACGACCCGACGCGTGGCGGGGTGGAAATGCCAGAACATCCCGAATGTCTCATCTGCGACAGACATCGCCGGCTGCGTAGGGGGGAACATGACGAGCGTGTGCCCAACGGCGAAGGGTCGTCCGGGGGGGTAGTGCCCTTCCGTGGCACAGCAGACGCGCACGTAGGTCGGATCGAGGTAGGAAGCCATCCAGCCCAGAAGCTGCTCCGAAGGCTCGATGATGTCCAGGGTGGTGAGGACGTGCCGGAGACGCTTGGCCACACGCTTCTGTGCCGGCTGCCATTCGAAGCAGAGACCACCGGGGTACGGGCGCCACTCGTCCCACCGTCGGGGTGGGAAGCCAGGCAGGCGCCGGTCCGCAGGCGCTGTGAATGACTGCTCTTGTTTGAGTACGAACTTGCCGGCCGAGTACTCCTTCATCGAGCCAACGACGAGATGTGCGTACagccgcgcctcgacgagccgagACACGCGCCTGCTTGTGGTgcggagggcaaggagggcatTATAGTCTGCGATGTCGATCACGCGCTCGAGAATGTGCGGGAAGGCGCTGGagtcgagcggggcgggAGTAGCTTGGCGTGAGCAGAGCTGAGCGGCTCGTACGCTCACGCtcggagggggagggggtgggtgacgcggcgcgtctgacctgccgctgccgtttGGGGAGCGTGAAGATGGGCCAGAATGgtttgtcggcgtcgtgcgcgctgCGCTTTGTCATGGTGTCGTGCTAGTCGAACAGGAGAGCGCGGGGACGGCCTTAACGCCTTGCCATTGTTGTTGGTGTCGAGAATGAACAATATCGACATTCAACTTTCTTGAGTGACGTCTCAATCGACGCCAGTTACATTTTCAGGcaccgccacgcgcgcccgtcgtcatcatcatcgctGCACTGATCATcgcttcctcttcctcttccaACCATCACTCGCAATGCCCGCAGaactcctcgccctcccacCAGCCTACACCCTCATCGGGTTCTACCGCCTGTGCACCGACGAGTCGATACGCAAGCCCGTGTGGGACAAGGTGCGGCACGCGgccgtgcgcggcgccatggtcggcgccgcgtaCGCCGTGTTCGGGTGGGGGGCCATGGACTTTGTCGTGCGCCGGTTTATCGTCGGCAAggccgcggccaagggcgggcgggtgaCCCTTGGTAGTGGGACGCTGGCGATGAGTATCGACTTGGTGTTTTGTGAGTCATGCGAGGCCTCCGTAGGAGACCGAGGAGAGCGGCCGAGAGGGCGAGCGCTGACGCCAATACCCCGATACCTTTGCCGACGACTGGCCCATCCCtccacgcccgcccacccgcagACACCCACATcatgctcctcctcccgcaGCTCGGCGCAATTCTGCGCTTCTTCATGCTCAAGAACCTGCGCATCGCCCGCGCCCGGGCGTACAACCTGActgtcgcgtcgcgcggcaAGCCCGCCGAATTCTGGGGTCTGGTGAGTAGAGCTAGCCTGAAGTTGACCAGCTCCTCACCTGTTCGCCTCGCTCACATAGCCCAGGGATACGTCGAGGAGTGGCAACAGCCGCCCCCAGTtccaccaccccgcgcgcgcggccgcccaAGCCGCGAGCAGTGGGTGCGCTGGCTGCTGTGGTGGCCTAGCCAGAGTGTGATCCGGCATTGTGAGTCGCCGCCTGTTggacgccgaccccgctgacgccgccgccaccagaCATTCTCTTCCCACTCTCCCCAACGCTGCCGCTCATCGTGCCCCTCTTCACGTCAtcgctcaaggcgctcggcacggcAGAGTTCCTCCACAAGCCGTACTTTGCGCAGAAGCGCATGAcgcacgaggccgagtggatttgggtcgacgagcgcaagtGGGCGTACCGCGCCTTCGGCTtcagcgcggcgctgctcgagagTCTCCCGATTATCGGGCTGGTGTTTAGTATCTCGAACCGCATCGGCGCGGCCATGTGGTGGGTGCAGCTTGCCAGTTTACCCGCAACGGAGCTGACACACACGCAGGGCTCACGACCTCGAGAAGCGCCAGCACCTCTTCGCCCATGTCAtcctccgcccgctgccgccctccCGCGTGGGCATCTTCGGCACCGGTACCCCGCTGGACATGACGTCcgaggtgcgccgcgcgggctCCGAGATCGAGAAGCGCTGGTCCAACACGCCAGTGTACGCTCCGAcagacgatggcgacgacgaggcgccagtgccgccggGTGGGTTTGCGGCGCCTGGAGGGTTTCCAACGTCTGGAGGCTATGCgcctcctccccttccccaGGCTTCGTATCCTCCCCAGGCTCCGTACCAAGGCCACCCTCCGGCCCCGCACGGCGCACCGTACGGCGagcccgctccgcctccgtACTCTGCCGTCGCTGgggctggcgccgtcgccgggcCTAGCCAggacggcgcgaggcgcaggcTGCCGCCCCAGCTGCCTCCCCGGCCTGACTCGAAGGCTTCGGCCGACTCAAAATACAAGGGTCAGTGAGGCACGTAGAGGCGCTCGGACCGTAACATAGACACACGCGTAGAATCGATGTACATATCACATGTGGTGTGGTGTAAGTTCACAATGCCAGAAGGTATGCCCCAGTCAGTCGTGCGTCGAAGCCTTCAAAATCAAGATTTCACATTTTGGCAGCTCGTCTACGCCTTGAGGTACTTGGCATGGAACGCGACGTGGTCGGGGGAGAAGGTGGAGATCTGTGGTCAGCGATGCCTTTGGCTGAACGCACAAAGTAGTACGAGTGGTCGTATCCCTCCTGGCGgcggagctcgagctcccccttcgcgccgcgagcctcagcggcgcgctcgagcgcctcggggGTGAGCTGGCCGGCCGTGAGGAACTGGTCGGCGGtaccgacgtcgacgaggaggtggagcgAGCCCTTGGGCGCGGTGGagttggcgaggaggtgcgaCGCATCGTGAGCGAGCCAGGCGGTCGGCGGGgtgcccgccgaggcgccgaggtAGGCCGTGAAGGCGCCAATGCCCCAcgggacgacggcggggttGCTGCGAGGCCACGCGTcagcgcgggcgagcgaAGGAGAGGGGTGCAGAACGGACGCAGCTGGGCAGACagggccgccgcgtcgctcgctccgctcgcgactcgactcgacacTCACGCAATAGGCGCaaacgcgctcgcgctcttAAACAGCGCCGGGTTCTTGAGGTAGATGCTgagcgcgccgtgtccgccCATCGAGTGGCCGGTGATGGACCAGCGGGAGAAGTCctagcgagcgcgtcagcgcgagctcgtcgcttGCTCTCATCCCCTCGCCGACCCACCAGACGCAGGTTCGCAGCCTTCAACACGCTCGGCAGCTCGTCCACGATGAACGAGTACATGTTGTAGTGCGTCTTCCACTTGGCCTCCGTGGCGTCGATGTAGAACCCGGCGCCTGGCGTGGGGGTCAGCCAATGCGTTGGGTTG contains:
- the ESD gene encoding S-formylglutathione hydrolase, which translates into the protein MTNLTSTSTNRVASGVLTKYTFPSSSLGGLSTSVNVYVPDSAKSSPAPVLFYLAGLTCTEDTGAQKGGLFNSAGKEGIALVFPDTSPRGAGVEGEDADWQLGTGAGFYIDATEAKWKTHYNMYSFIVDELPSVLKAANLRLDFSRWSITGHSMGGHGALSIYLKNPALFKSASAFAPIANPAVVPWGIGAFTAYLGASAGTPPTAWLAHDASHLLANSTAPKGSLHLLVDVGTADQFLTAGQLTPEALERAAEARGAKGELELRRQEGYDHSYYFISTFSPDHVAFHAKYLKA